The Bacillus marinisedimentorum DNA segment GTGCAAGGAATCCGTGAATGACGAGACGCTCTGCTTCATGTTTCGTAATGCCGCGGCTCATGAGATAGTATAGCTGAATCGGATCAACCCGGCCTACCGAAGCAGCGTGTCCGGCAGTGACATCATCTTCATCGATGAGCAGGATCGGGTTGGCATCCCCGCGTGCATTTTCACTTAACATCAGGACGCGAGATTCCTGTTCGGCATTTGAACCGGATGCGCCGTGTTCAATTTTTCCGATGCCGTTGAATACGGAAGTTGCGCTGTCTTTCACGACTGCGTGCTTCAGGATGTACCCTTCTGAATTTTTTCCGAAATGGGTAATGTTTGTCGTGAAGTTTTGTTTTTGGCTGGCTTTTCCGACGGTTACCGTTTTCGCATCACCATAAGATCCGTCACCGATAAGATATGTGAGATTTTCGGAAACGGTATTTCCGTCATTCATCTGGCCAAGTGCCCATTCCAGCTTACCGTCCCGTCCAACACGTCCGCGGCGGTTCACATATCCGGTCACACCTTCTCCTAGTGTATCGACAGCACCGTAGCTTACTTTCGCATTCTCTCCGACAATGGCTTCTGTAATCAGGTTGGCAACTGTAGAAGCTTCTCCATTCCCGGTTGAAATATAATTTTCAACATAGGTGACAGAGCTGTTGTCTTCTGCAACCAGCAGCACGTGGTTGAATAATGCCGCTTCAGCATCATCCTGCCAGAAAACGGCCTGGAAAGGCGTTTCCAGTTCAACACCCTGTGGAATATAGACAAATGCCCCGCCGTTCATAAGAGCGGCATGCAGAGCAGTCAGCCGGTGTTCATCAACTTTAACGGCATCTTTCATGAAGTGCTTTTTCAGAAGATCACCGTGTTCCTTAGCTGCAGTAAGCATATCCGTGAAGATCACACCTTTGTTTTTCAGTTCTTCTGAAAGGGAACTGAATGCAGGTGCATTGTTTCTCAGTACAAGCAGGTTTCTGTCCGTTTCCTCAAGGTCGATCAGCGATTTGATTTTTTCTGGCAGTTCGTCTAAAGAATTGATTTTTTCACCAGAGGAATCATGCTTGAATTGCGTGAAATTCCAATTATCGATTTTGGTTTTATCCGGGCGGGGCATCGGCAGGTCTTCCGCTTTTGCCAGTGCATCAAGGCGGAATTGCGTCAGC contains these protein-coding regions:
- the sufD gene encoding Fe-S cluster assembly protein SufD — encoded protein: MSVDTKLQYDQDYIKQFSQKNGEPEWLTQFRLDALAKAEDLPMPRPDKTKIDNWNFTQFKHDSSGEKINSLDELPEKIKSLIDLEETDRNLLVLRNNAPAFSSLSEELKNKGVIFTDMLTAAKEHGDLLKKHFMKDAVKVDEHRLTALHAALMNGGAFVYIPQGVELETPFQAVFWQDDAEAALFNHVLLVAEDNSSVTYVENYISTGNGEASTVANLITEAIVGENAKVSYGAVDTLGEGVTGYVNRRGRVGRDGKLEWALGQMNDGNTVSENLTYLIGDGSYGDAKTVTVGKASQKQNFTTNITHFGKNSEGYILKHAVVKDSATSVFNGIGKIEHGASGSNAEQESRVLMLSENARGDANPILLIDEDDVTAGHAASVGRVDPIQLYYLMSRGITKHEAERLVIHGFLAPVVKELPIETVKKQLVEVIERKVKK